Sequence from the Desulfobaculum xiamenense genome:
TCGCTCCCATCGCCATGGAGAAGGGCCTTCGCTTCGCCATTCGCGAGGGCGGTCGTACCGTCGGCGCCGGTGTTGTTTCCGAAATCGAGGAGTAAACACCATGCGTGTCAAGATCCAGCTCGCCTGCACCGAGTGCAAGCGTCGAAACTATTCGACGATGAAGAACAAGAAGAACACCACTGGCCGTCTGGAAGTGAAGAAGTATTGCCCCTGGGACAAGACTCACACTGTCCATCGCGAAACCAAGTAGTGTAGCAGGCTCTTCGCAGATATTCACCATGTCTGCAGGAGCTGGTTCCTGCCGAGAGTGATCGG
This genomic interval carries:
- the rpmG gene encoding 50S ribosomal protein L33; translated protein: MRVKIQLACTECKRRNYSTMKNKKNTTGRLEVKKYCPWDKTHTVHRETK